A stretch of the Planktothricoides raciborskii GIHE-MW2 genome encodes the following:
- a CDS encoding methyl-accepting chemotaxis protein — translation MNIIAASASQIATTVEQQERTTVGQSNSVNKTTVTIEQLNVSSQQTTKQAEIAANRVREVLALVEQYPEFLVAQDPTLKQIMNGISQQILRLSEQSNQIANISDLVGDIASQTNMLSLNAAVEAARAGDHGKGFAVVAAEIRKLAEQSKQSAKKIREIVGQIQRSMESSVTVTEQANQTVNKIVSAINEVALSNQQISMSAKQQQTALQQIVLAMNEINRLAAQIAIGISQAKNTTKELNFVVQDFQDMV, via the coding sequence ATGAATATCATTGCGGCCTCAGCGAGTCAGATTGCCACTACCGTAGAACAACAAGAACGCACCACCGTGGGTCAATCCAATTCGGTGAATAAAACCACGGTGACTATTGAGCAGTTAAATGTCTCTTCTCAACAAACCACCAAACAAGCAGAAATTGCTGCTAACCGAGTGCGAGAAGTTTTGGCACTGGTGGAGCAATACCCAGAATTCCTGGTTGCTCAAGACCCAACTCTCAAACAAATTATGAATGGGATTTCTCAGCAAATTTTGCGCTTGAGCGAACAGAGCAATCAGATTGCCAATATTTCTGATTTGGTCGGGGACATTGCCAGTCAGACTAATATGCTATCCCTGAATGCGGCTGTGGAAGCAGCCAGAGCCGGAGATCATGGGAAGGGGTTTGCGGTCGTGGCGGCGGAAATTCGCAAATTGGCGGAGCAAAGTAAACAATCTGCTAAAAAAATTCGCGAGATCGTCGGCCAGATCCAACGGTCGATGGAGTCTTCCGTCACCGTCACGGAACAAGCGAACCAAACGGTGAACAAAATTGTGTCAGCGATTAATGAAGTAGCCCTGAGTAATCAGCAAATCTCTATGAGCGCCAAACAGCAGCAAACTGCCCTGCAACAGATTGTTTTAGCGATGAACGAAATTAACCGCTTGGCGGCACAGATTGCGATCGGCATTTCCCAAGCCAAAAATACAACTAAAGAGTTAAACTTCGTAGTCCAAGATTTTCAGGACATGGTATAA